Within the Onychostoma macrolepis isolate SWU-2019 chromosome 14, ASM1243209v1, whole genome shotgun sequence genome, the region ACACTtgcacattattaaaaaaaatgcacattataGGCTACTCATGCAATAGGTTGTCATCATGTCAGTTTGTTTAAAATTGTGTAGTACCAGTTTCACCCCTTGTAGAAAAGGCTCAGAGCTGGAGGTCACCATGCTGGCAGAGGGGGGTGTCGGGGGGACGCGTTCACGGATCCCCGCTGTTGCTAGGAAACAGGCTACGATGGCAGGTATAGCATATATCAAGAGCTACAAGTCAGACAGAGAGACCACGGGACTATAGGAATGTACATAATAcaagaaatacaatttttgtcacCAAGTTCTTACCAGCATGAAAAGAGTACTGGTGTAACTAATTATCATCGGAGAGAAGATATTCGCTAAGAGCAGCCCAACAGTATTTGctggaaaacaaaagaagaataTTACCATTCTACAGTAAGTTAGGCTAAAGGCATTGGAATACCATGAGATATGAGCTGTAAAAAGGTTACCCATGGAAGCCATCATGTTAGCCGTGGCCCTCTGGTGATCAGGGAACCAGAGAGCTGCCAGCTTGGTGGGGGCAAAGATGACCAAAGGCTGGGCAAAGGCGCACAGCGTCTGTCCCCCCATGACCACAGGGAACATGGCCCACTCTGGGATGCAGTTCAACATGCCAATGACACGCAGGACAGCGCCCAACATGTTGAGCCATGAGCCCATGATTAGCTGTTTCAGAAGATAGGAAGAAAGAAAAGTAGgctgtgtaagtgtgtgtgtgtgtttttttttttttaaaatacatcccaaattatgtattgtgtttGATAACTGTCTGTGGTGAAAGTGACATTTTAaacacttaataataataaatgtgataaGTAAATAAACGAAGAGGATAAAATTGATAGCGagcattttaaataacacaattaaataaatgttttatacaaataaagtgctgcatttttattttattttttttttttttacaaaatagcTTGCTTGCAAATGACAAGTACGTTAACTTTTAGTTCAAATTTATAATTAGTCGCAAAAATGTTGGTCGCGGTGAAAATAGGTTTGAGCGCCGGAAATGAAGTGCACGTTTGTTGCGGCTAGGTTAAATAGCCTATACATTTACGTTTACGTTATATGTTTATGATGTAATATAGCccaatatatagcctatattataacattttatttcctATTATTTTCCCACGTGGTTTATAGTCATCTTTTATTGTTCGTTTACATTACTGAAAATCAAATGAACTGAAGTGAGGTACCCACTAGGTGGCAGTCTACAACAAGCGAATCTAATTACCGTAAAAACAAAGTATTACAAACGAAAGTTTTTGCACGTCAAGAACAAAGTGGAGTCTGTGAGTTTGCAGGTTGGTTTGCCTACATATGATTTGGGACAAACACATtgtaatttaattgaaaaatatatgaTTAATTACTTCAGTGAATATTATTTGACCTTTAACCTATATAAACCTTTACCTTTTATACAAGCCTATATGTAATATGTCATGCTGTCACACCTAACCATACTTTTGGccaaaataacacatttactaaagttatatttacaataaGTCAACATTGCCAAGAAAGATGCATTActgattaattatgtttttttgttttgttttgtttttacagagggaaccATAACTTCAACAATGGTATTTGGCAAAAACTAcagttattattcattttttattatttatttccgAAACAGCTGGTAAACAATATTCAACTAAGTTGATCTGAGAGAATGTTTGTGTATACCGAGAAGCGCAGTCCCAGTGTGTCCAGCACCCATGTTGTGATCAGACTGAAGAAGATCGCAACCACTACATAGACTAGCGACAGCCAGTTGACCAGATTTAGAGAGACTCGCAGATATTGTGCTGTCTGGTCGGCAACAGGAGCAAAAGTCAGCCATGACTGTGGAGAAATTGAACACATGAAAATGAAGATGTAGCTTCAATGCATATGTCATTATGATATCTAGTCAAAAATACAactatatacatatgtatatatgccatttattaaatatatgaagTGCATGAAGTTGCTCTATGACACAGTCAAAGCCTCAGTTCAACATTTAACAGCTGAAGCTGCAAAAAACAGAAACCACAGGTCAGGAGGGCCCCTCACATGAGCTAAATATGACAAACACAGAGTGACGTGCAAGCAGCAAGTTTGTACTGAGAAATTATACTTGAATTTAAACTATGGGTACAATTATACAAGTCAAGCCACAttgtaaatacaattttaaggaGTAAatatatgactttattttccTCCAGAATGTAACTGAGTAAAAATACAAGTATTTTATGTCAGTGGTACTAGAGATAAAGAACAGCTATACCCCTTCTGAGTATTATTCACAGTGCAGTGGCCATTTGCAGTGTTGTACACAATAGCATTTACTTGTTAGCTATCAAGAATATTATATGTATGCAGCAGCGTGACAGATGGCAGTCAGCTGATCTCAAAACACAATACAGTCATTTTATGCACCACTGCACAACTTACTGGGATGCTGTTTCACATTAATTCAAATTCATAGATGTTGTTTTGCAGTCAGTGTGGAAATCTTTTGTGCACTTTGTGTAACAAGATGCTTTCCTAAAATGGACTGTCATTGCTGATTGtacttaaaaattatttttgtactcAAAAATTCTTAACACATGCCTGCGACTACAATCCAGAATCACATATACAGGTTTAGGCCGTCATCAGATTTCCTCAAGATTGTAATCTTTAAATAAGCCCTGAATTACGCCATCTGCTAAGCTTTAACACAGTGTGCCAAGGCACGATGTAGATTTCTCATATTTCAGATGAACAGCTTTCGACGTCTTGGCCTTGTAACACATATACAATGGTGTCAGTGCAAATGACAGGTCCCACGGGAGCCACGGGTGCGTAATTAAGATTGACAAGCCCCTTTCTGGCACACGCCCTCTTCAGATATAATAGCCTCGGGGGGACGTATCCATGTCCTACTACAGCTGGGCTATTAGGAAGACCCTGTTATGACCCTGTAGTAGACTGAAGCCCCTAGTGGACTGATCACTATGGAAAGTGTGAACATAAAAATCTGTTCAACACTGGATAAATTGGGGGATTTAAGCAGCAACAGACATAATAAATCAGTAGAGATGttttaatttacaacatgaTATGCTgattaatgattaaattaatcgcaaatatattttttcatatattcaGGGGGGATACGGGGGGATGGCATCTGCCTggtcgaaaaaaaaaaaaaaaaaagcatcccCTCTGTAAAACCACCATCCCCTTTGGATTATTAATTTTGTGCATTACGTAAAACTTATCATGcacatgaaatgttaaaattctcTACTGCAAGATGAAGCCCATTAGAATACAGTTAGAATGCCCTTATAATTCCagcaatgaaacaaaaacataccCATGTATGAGTTATTacgtttttatattcattgcacAAGCAATGCACTTTTCTGTATATCAGCATATATGCGCGAGGCCGCAAGCACAAATGTGCTATTAGTTTTATACAACAGTGCAGAGCAACACGGTGTTTCATTCAgtgaatgaatcagtttttgaacgaatcgagtgAGCAAGTGATTCAACGGTCCATTCAGATGGTCTCACTTGTTTTGTTTCTATtgaatcagccgttttgaacaaatcgtttgacatgaatgattcagtaagtcatttattaaaacagggatttgctgccacctactggcggttttattgtcatatttattaattcatgacGGACCTAaaccagcacaaaaacacattcagcaaaatattttaatttaattatcaaTACTGACCAAAATTCCTCTATTTCAGGCCCCAGAAGGGAAAAGAAACTTATAAATAATAGTTCATTTAATAAGgctaatttttcattaaatagaaacctttttaaaaacgAGACAAATGTTGTAATCATTGTGTAAAATTAGCCACAAGAAACCCCACCACACCACCCCCCTGAAAATTTGTTACAATTCGACCACTGTCCATCCATGAGCTTGTCCCTGGCCTACAAAAAGCTTGTTTCTTTTTGTAAAATGACAATATGCTTTGGTTTACAGCATAGCTGTGAAACATGATTTGCTACTTGCTATTACAAGTCAAAAGCACATAGTTATTATCATTTCAGTAGAAACATTTTATTGGACAAAAATGTGAATATGCAAGATGAGGACTGAAAATTGTGTATAGCCTGgatattctatttattaaaacacaatTGTTTCAACTTAAAGCTAACAGACATGcacttaaaggtatagttcaccgtcagttgctggtccccattgacttccatattatggggaaaaataaaaaccacaatgcaagtcaatggggaccaactaaaggtgaactatctctttaagtgGATAAAACGTAAATTTGAATTTCTTTGGATGTTTAAAGTAAACATAGCCTAAACCAGGCTGGAGCGCTTGGGAAGAGGGATTCATGAcgtcattaaaaacaaaagttgttgtAAAAGTGGAGTAATTAAAAAGTACCTTCGAGATAGGCTATATTCCCCTGGCATTTGtacttgattaaaaaaacattcacgTAGGTCATGATTTCTCTGTAAATGAATGAGTATAACATCCTACCATTGCGTTAGAACAGTTTAGCAGGCAGAGTACAAATAAGATGAACCATCTCCTTTTGTAAACTTTGAACTTTGTTGTAGCCGTGTTTCTCGAGTCCAGGTGAGACCGAACATCTTCACTCGAGTTCCCGACGAGCGCTTCAGTCTCCGCGCTTCCATCGTCCATAATGACAATCCAGAACCACAACCAGATCAAACTCTTAAAAACCTAACCCGTCGTCAGCGGTGTATCCATTTGGGTCCAAAAACAATTCTGTCAGTAGGCTAATATACACAACTTAACCAGTTTCCAGGCAAACGTTTCCAAACAGCGAACAACTAAAAATCACGAGCATTGCTACTTGCTTTGTATAGAAATACcattgttttggttttgatttCACGTATATGCTGGTGAATGAGAGTTGTTAGGCGCCTTCAACCTTGCAACACTCATCCAATCCACAATCACATCACCACTCCCTTCCTCCCGTGACTCGCTGTCATAGCGCCGGCCGGTTTCCTGAAACTCCATGCTTCatccgtctgaagtttgccaagcGTCAGGTAAAGCAGGATTTCAAAACAATCTAATTCCACAAAATGTCAACATTACGTGAATATACCATTCTGCATCTCATGCAAAGGTCACAGACTATTGATCCAGGAACAATTTCAGGGtgcatcatcatcctcatcatcaCCGTCATAAttatcatcaccatcatcataaTTATCAGCTAGTTTGCAACCAAATTTTAATTCAAGaaaatgtttgatgttttttttaaacaacgtttgactttttttcttttgatctttcttAAAATTGCGGTAAATACACACTTAAAAGCAATGTggtttataattaaaatgacaccataattcaaatattttttactgcAACGAAATAAATATAAACCGGACAGATCATGTCAAAATAATGACACGTGTGGTATGATAATTCAGTTATTCCCAAGGACCCTTGAAGAGGGTTTAATTTAACTAACTATCctttaactttattaaatgtgttatttatttattatatagaaAAATGGATTTGTGTCTCAAAAGCGTACAAATAattcaaaaagtaggctactatACACTTAgactgtgtttttattttattttatttgtatataaatcgTATAGGTAATATCTATTaagatacataaataaatgtaattatatctaatataattttatacgTTAATAGTCGTTATTAAGCATAATCACTAAATGTAATTCGCTAAgaacttttttttcagttgaatgaaacacattaaattaaGTGTAATCCAATGTCTTTAATCTCTCATACACCCCTCCTCCCCGCTACAAAGTCTGCGCATGCGCAGCGGGGCTCTTCAGTGCGCTGTTTCGGCCTGTTTCGGCACTGGCCGGACATTTTCGCCTCTTTGTTTTACTGATAGTGGATTTAACTCGGATTCAACCCAATATCCAGCGGACCGCTCTGGCCATAAACAGGTTTGTTCCTTTAAACTTGAACCGATTCCCCCAGATCATTGCACGTATGCGTCTCCCGAGCTTTCTTTCGGACGGCAAACGGGGAGTTTTCATTTATTCTCGCTGTGTTTTTTCCGCTTGATGGCAGCTCTGCATGGCTATACGTGCTGTTATATGTGCGGTCgtgttgtatgtgtgtgtatacgtgtGTAAATATGCGTGTGCGTGTACGGCGACGCCGGGCCCTGCAGCTCCTAACCGGGGTCATCTTTTGTAAGAAAGGAAAAAGTGTAATTTAGTGTAGCTGGAGTTTCATAAGCATGCACTCCTGTGTCTGATTACAGTTCTTGTGCTGGTCagttctcctcctcttcctcctgccTGGAATGTTCTTGAGAGCTTCCTGACCATCATAATCATCATCTGCCCATCTGTGTGTTGAAAGTTGGGGTTTGATGCTCTGGCAGGTTTGCATGCAAGCTAAAATGAAatctgggccagagaaaaagtTAAAGCCCAGAGGGTTTATTGGGGAAGCATGTGCAAACCTGCACCCCAGACTCCTGGAGCAGGAACAACCAACAAGTCCTGCTTCGTGTGTTTGGACACATTCACTTTTGTGAATGCTTTACATTTATAGTTGGAGGGACGGCGAACAGGATTTTGTTGTTACAGTACTGATTGCACTATAGATAATTTTCTGTTGTCCCAAAGTTGTGGGGGGTCGTGTCCCCCTTACGTCCCGTGGGATCCATGCTACACCCCTACATGATGGACGTATTGAGTTGTCAGGTCTGGACATTGGTTGACGTCCACATTGATCTGGTTTCTGCTGAGGATCAGCTGTGAAATTTCTGTGTTCTGGCTTTCTAATAGCCACGTTGACCACTGAAAATTGATTTGTTATATGTCCAGATGTACAGTATGTTGATTTGGAGTGTtatcttaaatataaaatgtatctcagtgtttttgatcaaaagACACCACCTTCATGTTTACAGAATTGCACCGTGAGGCCTTTTACAATTCAGCATTTTTTGCTATGGTAAATCTCATTAAGGCTTTCAAGAATGAGTCCAGGTTGCATTTTAATACAAACGAAAAGGTAAGAAATAATCATTTCATAAAGTCTATTTTGAGGACTATTAAGATTTGTTCTATCTTGTCTCACAATTTTCCAATTAAAGTATTTAGATTCACCATTGagaataatctaaaaaaaaaaaaatgcactgtaGTAATGACCGATAAGCTCATAAAATGTCACAATGCTAAAAAAATATTAGTgctattaaaaaacaaaacattttttatatttttaaatatgtcttgGACATGTTCATGACGACTCGCACACTAACCATAGTCACTGACATAACTAGTGAGTCAAACATTCATATGATGTTTCATTAATGCATGATTAATTGCTTAGTCAGTATCATGCATATTGTTTGCTTTTTTGTGAGTGTTAAAACAGTTTGATAGGCTGCGGAAGTCTATACATGTCATCATgagacacgtgttgtttatctTAAGTTTAAAACACATGTCTTTTGTAGTACTAGCTTATGCATGTGGCCTATGGCTATTGCGCAGTCCTCTCTAATGTGCCAGCAACAGTTAAGTGgttttcagtgaaaacaatgCCTTTCAGTTTGTCCATGTTTTTAGCACATACCCAGAAAAGCGAGTTCTAAAACCGGTCAAGCCTGCGGTCTGGGATTAAGCAGTGCAGTTATTCATGCTGATGTGAAGTTAGCTCACGTTAAACAAAATGAGTTTAATATTGAGCCggtgaaatgtgaccctggTTTTGCTGAGGTGTAggtttacatttacagttatgtAGATTAGATCAGGTGGATTATATCAAAAAGCATCTTTTAGGTAACATGTAACTCAAGTGTGAATTCACTGAAGGTTTTTTCTGAGGTTGATTCAGCTCTTCataaactgttaaaatatgTCATACTTCagttttgctttaattatctgtTCATCTTCATACTTTCAAAAAGATCTTaagagattttcttttttttttttgctaaaaacaTTTGTCCtgccccacccccaccccccacaTAGGCTCACTGAAAAAATGTGCTCCGCCTACGTTTTTGCAAAACTCGAATAATTTACCTATACATATCCCTTCAGTTTTCATCTGAAATGAATGCTAGTGGCAGTGAACCACCCAAGatcttttattccttttcacacaaattatgattattgGGGCAGATTATCGATTAATGAAGATTTATTGTCACACTGTGAAactaatactttttaaaatttgcatCAAATGACCAGCTccatatgtatggcttttctgatgtagtaaacttgctcggtagctcacctggtacagcattaCACTTGCGATGCGGAGCACTCCGGTTTAATTAAACATGCAGGGTGGGGTTTAGTGTAGGTGATGTGTTACTTGTAAATGTGATGAAGTTTTGACCTACTCACTGGACATTTAATTTCTGAACTGCTGCGTATAACAACCAACATAATAAAATTTGGCCAATTTCAAGTTTGTCTGTATCAGATAAAACATGCTTTTAGCTCCACTCATAGGACATTGCACTTTGAAAGTGTTCCAAAATTTGCTAGAAGCAATGTAATATTCTGCAGAAATGTTTCTACGGGCTCATTTTTACAATGAACCTGGATTGTTTTTGTCCAGTGCCTTATGGTATCAGAAGAAcgtatataatttaataaaggCACATGAGAGGTTAAATTAATActtattttgcataatattTAACGTCAGAAGATTTTGAAACTGCCAAATGTTATCCAATGATTATAATATCAGAATTTACAAATATTGGCCGATTAATTGGCCTTGCCATTATCACTAGTTTTTAGGGTTGTTCATTTCAGGTTTTATGGCAATTGTAGATGATAACTCTCTGTTAAAGTCAAGTCATCTAACGGTTAAAGTTATCAGGTTGTCTTAAGATCCTTTGTTTTGGCCTAAGTAAACTGCAGTTTCTACTTCTCTTTCGTAAGCATCCAGGGTTGTAGTGGATGAATTCTGCTGATATACTTTAGTCCCACTTCCGTTAAATGTTGGTCGTGTCAGAACTTGTGATGTTTCCTGTATACAGCTTATAGAGTTGGACTTTTAacagattttatttacataataataaaaaaaaaaaaaaaaaaaattaagagtttttagttcacccaaaaatgaaaattgtcatcatttgctcacttACCCTCACATTGCTGAAAACGTATGACttgcttttttttctgtgtgagATCATAGACATAACGTTTATGCTGCTACAAGTG harbors:
- the slc49a3 gene encoding solute carrier family 49 member A3, producing the protein MDDGSAETEALVGNSSEDVRSHLDSRNTATTKFKVYKRRWFILFVLCLLNCSNAMSWLTFAPVADQTAQYLRVSLNLVNWLSLVYVVVAIFFSLITTWVLDTLGLRFSLIMGSWLNMLGAVLRVIGMLNCIPEWAMFPVVMGGQTLCAFAQPLVIFAPTKLAALWFPDHQRATANMMASMANTVGLLLANIFSPMIISYTSTLFMLLLIYAIPAIVACFLATAGIRERVPPTPPSASMVTSSSEPFLQGVKLLMTNKAYMVLLVCFGSGIGVFTCFSTLLEQILCVKGYSNDFAGVCGAVAIVFGVLGAFLLGLYVDKTKKFTEVTKINMCLTSLGCSVFAVVSQLSEQKFIIGAVCAWFGFFGYSVYPIAMELGVECSYPVGEATSSGLIFVSGQIQAALYLLLLQALAKPMVDSPLSVCATGADANLSWSVPVLVMAGLCTLGTCCFVGFFHTDYRRLRAEATASPNTVTDQSTGGDTWANSTDA